Proteins found in one Mytilus edulis unplaced genomic scaffold, xbMytEdul2.2 SCAFFOLD_1431, whole genome shotgun sequence genomic segment:
- the LOC139507586 gene encoding uncharacterized protein, with the protein MTTKYRKIVKANKESRASPKFCPFFEQLDEVLGTKASTAPPCLIDSGIKTSVPEMVDDNNNEVPCEMNAGSVTVVDKNDNETDCQKTEISPEKNTTTQAQDDKGNTVSNPRSNNDDRKSRKRSNTEDLMTSFLENATKKRGTFF; encoded by the exons ATGACTACAAAATACCGGAAAATTGTAAAGGCAAACAAGGAGAGTAGGGCTTCACCGAAATTCTGTCCCTTCTTTGAGCAACTGGATGAAGTGTTGGGAACAAAAGCCAGTACAGCTCCCCCCTGCTTGATTGACTCAGGAATAAAAACATCTG TTCCTGAAATGGTTGACGACAACAACAATGAAGTGCCTTGTGAGATGAATGCCGGTTCGGTAACTGTAGTTGACAAAAATGATAACGAAACAGATTGCCAGAAAACAGAAATCAGCccagaaaaaaatacaacaaccCAGGCCCAGGATGATAAAGGCAATACTGTATCCAATCCTCGCAG CAACAACGATGACAGAAAATCAAGGAAACGTTCAAACACAGAGGATCTGATGACATCTTTCCTtgaaaatgcaacaaaaaagcgAGGAACgtttttttga